One segment of Schistocerca cancellata isolate TAMUIC-IGC-003103 chromosome 2, iqSchCanc2.1, whole genome shotgun sequence DNA contains the following:
- the LOC126158458 gene encoding cuticle protein 19.8-like gives MSAKSDGEGELGTELGFERSKSIPIGIPVWRDSRRYISRCRRRLRQITGDGGSSSSSTSSSTMASKLIVFVAALAVARAGYLGAPAVLAPGAPLAARAYAAPAYAAAPAYAAAPVAIAAAPAIRAAPVAIAAAPAIRAAPVAVAAPAVAAAPAAVAAEYDPHPQYSFSYSVNDAITGDSKSQHETRDGDVVQGSYSLAEPDGSIRTVDYAADPVNGFNAVVHKEAGAHPAAPARVAVAAAPVAVAAPAPVAVAAPARVAVAAAPARVAVAAPIARAAYAAPALSYAAPAIAAAPIARAAYAAPALAYAAAAPIARAAYAAPALTYAAAAPAIAAAPALSYAAAPAIAAAPIARAAYAAPALAYGAGLGYGYAAAPIARAAYAAPALAYGKALIH, from the exons TGCCAAGTCGGACGGGGAAGGCGAGCTGGGCACTGAACTGGGTTTCGAACGCAGTAAAAGTATACCAATAGGCATTCCTGTCTGGCGAGATTCTCGGCGCTATATAAGCCGCTGTCGGCGGCGTCTGAGGCAGATCACCGGCGACGgcggcagcagtagcagtagcaccAGCAGTAGCACCATGGCAAGCAAG CTGATAGTTTTCGTAGCGGCTCTGGCCGTTGCGCGCGCCGGTTACCTGGGCGCTCCTGCCGTTTTGGCACCCGGTGCGCCCCTGGCTGCCcgtgcctacgccgcccccgcctacgCCGCAGCCCCCGCCTACGCCGCCGCCCCCGTGGCTATCGCCGCGGCTCCCGCCATCCGTGCTGCCCCCGTGGCTATCGCTGCCGCCCCCGCCATCCGCGCCGCCCCCGTCGCCGTCGCTGCCCCTGCCGTCGCCGCCGCCCCTGCTGCCGTCGCCGCTGAGTACGACCCCCACCCCCAGTACAGCTTCAGCTACAGTGTGAACGACGCCATCACCGGAGACTCTAAGTCCCAGCACGAGACCCGTGACGGAGACGTCGTCCAGGGCAGCTACAGCCTGGCAGAGCCCGACGGCTCCATCCGCACCGTCGACTACGCTGCCGACCCCGTGAACGGCTTCAACGCCGTCGTGCACAAGGAGGCCGGCGCCCACCCCGCCGCACCCGCCCGTGTGGCCGTCGCCGCTGCTCCCGTGGCCGTCGCTGCCCCCGCCCCCGTAGCTGTCGCCGCCCCCGCTCGTGTGGCTGTCGCTGCCGCCCCCGCTCGTGTGGCTGTCGCCGCACCTATCGCCAGAGCTGCGTACGCCGCCCCTGCCCTGAgctacgccgcccccgccatcgcaGCCGCCCCCATCGCCAGGGCTGCCTACGCCGCCCCTGCTCTCGCTTACGCCGCGGCCGCTCCCATCGCTAGGGCTGCCTACGCTGCCCCTGCCCTCACCTACGCCGCGGCCGCCCCCGCCATCGCTGCTGCCCCTGCCCTGAGctacgccgccgcccccgccatcgctgCCGCCCCCATCGCTAGGgctgcctacgccgcccccgccctCGCCTACGGCGCTGGTCTCGGCTACGGATACGCCGCCGCCCCCATCGCTAGAGCTGCGTACGCTGCCCCCGCCCTCGCCTACGGCAAGGCCCTCATCCACTAA